A window from Rhizosphaericola mali encodes these proteins:
- a CDS encoding outer membrane beta-barrel family protein — protein sequence MKKIFLLLSVSMISIATIQAQEKDTTKAAPNKAQFQNRIDAKNGHLYGKIVDATTNKGIGSASVQLFKSIFDSSTNLPKEILLTTVMTSSNGDFEFNDLPTHEKLKLSVNALSYTVSNQDVSFGGMGAKPVAGNNNGGQGGFNPSAIMGGGADKNLGDIALTQSATDLNAVTVTSSTKPIFQMGVDRKIFNADRDIANTGQTAQELLSHIPTVNVDIDGNVTMRNATPQIYVDGMPTTLTLEQIPSDLIDKVELITNPSAKYDASGGGGGIINIVLKKNKKTGYNGGLRAGGDTRWGSNLGGDFSYRQGKFNLTADAMYMRRRNKSTNTLDRTNTYNNTTLLQDGSGLRTFRMMTGNLSMDYLMDNKNTFTLGGGIFDGHMGNDQPQHIDSIDGTNASATPFAYSNLNSLSKMHFTNYNGKFNYKHSFGDKDNHDLTANFQYNSANGNGFTDILTQYYNDPDFTDVRNPALTLNTNMINRHKDWIGQVDYENPLSDKSKFEAGLRAEHQTVYSDSRQFTDSTGGLEDPVFRSAISSKYNYQQTVLAAYAQFSSKIGDHFSYQVGIRAENSNYSGTNVLMNTDQIDSASTNFKVKFPVNIFPSLFLTYTLPNDQCLQFNYSRKVNRPNFFQLLPIYNYSDPYNISTGNPDLKPEFTSNYELSYNKTYSHSGNFLATGYMRYTSNMITNYQYTEPSEGNTADSVLVNTYMNANHSYTYGLELTNSIAATKKWTVTGNVNLYRTVIDASNTELGTTNKRVSWNAKLNNEYKLPWGLTFQANIQYFGKTVLPNSGGSSSSSSGGRNGGGFNFSSLGTAQGYIGERFFVDAALKKDWKGKNGNSFSVTASMNDIFRSNYNKTFSETAYMEQYQKRLSNPQVFRLNFSWRFGKMDANLFKRKNNKEVGGDQGGGMEM from the coding sequence ATGAAAAAAATTTTTCTGTTGCTGAGTGTCTCCATGATATCTATAGCAACGATTCAAGCTCAGGAAAAAGATACGACGAAAGCTGCGCCTAACAAGGCTCAGTTTCAAAACCGTATAGATGCCAAAAATGGCCATTTATACGGCAAGATAGTAGATGCTACGACGAATAAAGGGATTGGTAGTGCAAGTGTACAATTATTCAAATCCATATTTGATAGCTCTACGAACTTACCAAAAGAAATATTGTTAACTACCGTTATGACGAGTAGTAATGGCGATTTTGAATTTAATGACCTTCCTACACACGAAAAATTAAAACTTTCCGTAAATGCTTTAAGTTATACCGTTTCGAATCAAGATGTTTCGTTTGGTGGAATGGGTGCAAAACCTGTAGCTGGTAATAATAATGGAGGTCAAGGAGGATTTAACCCTAGTGCAATAATGGGGGGAGGAGCTGACAAAAACCTTGGAGATATTGCTTTAACGCAATCCGCGACTGATTTAAATGCAGTTACAGTAACAAGTTCTACTAAACCAATTTTTCAAATGGGGGTAGATCGTAAAATTTTTAATGCAGACAGAGATATTGCTAATACAGGTCAGACAGCTCAAGAGTTGTTATCACACATTCCTACGGTAAATGTAGATATAGATGGTAACGTTACGATGCGCAATGCTACACCACAAATCTATGTCGATGGGATGCCTACAACCTTGACATTAGAACAAATTCCTTCTGATTTGATAGATAAAGTAGAATTGATTACCAACCCTTCTGCCAAATATGACGCATCTGGCGGCGGCGGCGGTATTATTAACATCGTATTAAAGAAAAATAAGAAGACTGGATATAATGGTGGTCTTCGTGCCGGTGGGGATACACGTTGGGGTTCTAACTTAGGCGGTGATTTCAGTTACAGACAAGGTAAGTTTAATTTGACAGCAGATGCGATGTATATGCGCAGAAGAAATAAAAGTACAAATACTTTGGACCGTACCAATACTTACAACAACACTACTTTGTTGCAAGATGGTAGTGGATTAAGAACATTTAGAATGATGACCGGTAATTTATCCATGGATTATTTGATGGATAATAAAAATACATTCACCCTAGGTGGTGGTATTTTTGATGGTCATATGGGTAATGATCAACCTCAGCATATTGACTCCATTGATGGAACGAATGCAAGTGCAACACCATTTGCATACAGCAATTTAAATTCATTATCCAAAATGCATTTTACCAATTATAACGGTAAGTTTAATTACAAACACTCATTTGGTGATAAAGACAATCATGATTTGACAGCTAATTTTCAATACAACAGTGCCAATGGTAATGGATTTACGGATATATTAACGCAATATTATAATGATCCGGATTTTACGGATGTTAGAAATCCTGCGTTAACCTTAAATACGAATATGATCAATCGCCATAAAGACTGGATTGGTCAAGTTGATTATGAAAATCCATTGTCTGATAAGTCAAAATTTGAAGCGGGATTAAGAGCAGAGCATCAAACTGTATATAGTGATAGCCGTCAATTTACTGATAGTACAGGTGGATTGGAAGATCCCGTATTTAGAAGTGCAATATCTAGTAAATATAATTATCAACAAACGGTATTAGCAGCGTACGCTCAGTTTTCTTCTAAAATTGGGGATCATTTCAGCTACCAAGTTGGCATTAGAGCAGAAAATTCCAACTACAGTGGTACAAACGTGTTAATGAATACCGATCAAATAGATTCCGCATCGACAAATTTTAAAGTTAAGTTTCCTGTAAATATATTTCCAAGTTTATTCTTGACATATACTTTACCAAACGATCAATGTTTACAATTTAACTATTCCAGAAAAGTTAATCGTCCTAACTTCTTCCAATTGTTACCTATATATAACTATTCTGATCCATACAATATCTCAACAGGTAATCCAGACTTGAAACCGGAGTTTACAAGTAATTATGAACTATCCTATAATAAAACCTATTCTCATAGTGGTAATTTCTTAGCGACTGGTTATATGCGCTACACTTCTAATATGATTACCAATTATCAGTACACGGAGCCATCCGAAGGGAATACTGCTGATTCCGTTTTGGTAAATACATATATGAATGCAAATCACAGCTATACTTACGGTTTGGAATTAACCAATAGCATTGCAGCAACTAAAAAATGGACAGTAACTGGTAATGTTAACTTGTATAGAACGGTCATTGATGCAAGTAATACGGAATTAGGAACGACCAATAAACGTGTAAGTTGGAATGCTAAGTTGAATAATGAATACAAATTACCATGGGGGCTAACTTTCCAAGCGAATATTCAATATTTCGGAAAAACAGTATTACCTAATTCTGGAGGTAGTAGTTCTAGTAGCTCAGGTGGTAGAAATGGAGGTGGATTTAATTTCAGTTCTTTGGGTACTGCACAAGGTTATATTGGAGAAAGATTCTTTGTGGACGCTGCATTGAAAAAGGATTGGAAAGGAAAAAATGGAAATTCTTTCTCAGTTACAGCATCTATGAACGATATATTCAGATCTAATTACAATAAAACATTCTCAGAAACCGCATACATGGAACAGTATCAAAAACGGTTGAGCAATCCACAGGTATTTAGATTGAACTTTAGTTGGAGATTTGGTAAAATGGATGCCAACTTATTTAAAAGGAAAAATAATAAAGAAGTAGGTGGAGACCAAGGTGGTGGTATGGAAATGTAA